In the Ochrobactrum sp. Marseille-Q0166 genome, one interval contains:
- a CDS encoding glyoxalase superfamily protein — MTTAILAGHNTTDFKHQARRLRQALNEEGIHISHGKALDLVARQSGTRDWNTLAANGIKAEATRIEESATPYRVSQRVSGMFHSTAFNARIIGVEETIKPDLWRITLQFDPAIDVTVSPNLSTLRRRFTFVVGADGKSRRLTGSEAGGIALNMQ, encoded by the coding sequence ATGACCACAGCTATCCTTGCTGGGCACAATACAACTGATTTCAAGCATCAGGCTCGCCGCTTGCGGCAGGCATTGAATGAAGAAGGTATTCACATCAGCCACGGAAAGGCACTTGACCTTGTTGCCCGCCAGTCCGGCACGCGCGATTGGAATACCCTTGCAGCCAATGGCATAAAAGCCGAAGCCACTCGCATCGAAGAGAGTGCGACCCCTTACCGGGTCAGCCAGCGCGTCTCAGGCATGTTTCATTCAACCGCCTTTAACGCTCGTATTATCGGTGTTGAAGAAACGATCAAGCCCGATCTCTGGCGGATCACCCTGCAATTCGACCCTGCAATTGACGTCACGGTTTCGCCGAACCTGTCGACGCTGCGCAGACGCTTCACATTTGTTGTCGGTGCAGACGGGAAATCTCGCAGGTTGACCGGCAGCGAGGCGGGCGGCATAGCACTTAACATGCAATAA
- the leuD gene encoding 3-isopropylmalate dehydratase small subunit, producing the protein MDKFTKLTGVAAPLPIVNIDTDMIIPKDYLKTIKRTGLSKGLFAEMRFNEDGTENPDFVLNKPGYRNAQILVAGDNFGCGSSREHAPWALLDFGIRCVISTSFADIFYNNCFKNGILPIKVSQEDLDKLMDDASRGANATLTVDLEAKEIHGPDGGSISFDLDDFKRHCLLNGLDDIGLTMEKVTNIDTFEAKNAQQRPWA; encoded by the coding sequence ATGGACAAGTTCACCAAGCTCACGGGCGTCGCGGCCCCCCTGCCGATCGTCAATATCGATACGGACATGATTATCCCGAAGGATTATCTGAAGACGATCAAGCGCACGGGTCTGAGCAAGGGGCTTTTTGCCGAAATGCGCTTTAATGAAGACGGAACCGAAAATCCGGATTTCGTGCTCAACAAGCCCGGCTATCGCAACGCACAGATTCTTGTTGCTGGCGACAATTTCGGTTGTGGCTCCTCGCGTGAACATGCGCCTTGGGCTCTGCTTGATTTCGGCATTCGCTGCGTGATCTCGACCTCGTTTGCCGATATCTTCTATAACAACTGCTTCAAGAACGGCATTCTGCCGATCAAGGTTTCTCAGGAAGACCTCGACAAGCTGATGGACGACGCATCGCGCGGTGCGAATGCAACGCTCACCGTTGATCTGGAAGCCAAGGAAATCCATGGTCCCGATGGTGGTTCAATTTCCTTCGATCTCGACGATTTCAAGCGTCATTGCCTGCTCAATGGTCTTGATGACATCGGACTCACCATGGAAAAGGTAACGAACATCGACACGTTTGAAGCAAAGAACGCCCAACAGCGTCCTTGGGCATAA
- a CDS encoding metallopeptidase family protein has product MAREDQSGDWAARLSPSLDEIESIAIEALAHLPQEFRTLCGDIIIQISDFPEEQIVEDMGLETPFDLLGLFEGTGIGERFSLQTGEGPNRITLFRRAILDYWSEHEETLGDIIAHVLIHEIGHHFGLSDDDMEALEAQAE; this is encoded by the coding sequence ATGGCCCGAGAAGATCAAAGCGGTGATTGGGCGGCACGTTTGTCGCCCTCGCTTGACGAAATCGAATCCATCGCGATTGAAGCTCTTGCACATCTGCCGCAAGAGTTCAGGACGCTGTGCGGCGATATCATTATCCAGATCTCTGACTTTCCTGAAGAACAGATTGTCGAAGACATGGGACTGGAAACGCCTTTCGACCTGTTAGGCCTGTTCGAGGGCACCGGTATTGGTGAACGCTTTAGCCTGCAAACCGGTGAAGGCCCCAATCGCATCACGCTCTTTCGCCGCGCAATTCTGGATTATTGGTCCGAGCACGAAGAGACACTCGGCGATATAATTGCCCATGTTCTCATCCATGAAATCGGCCACCATTTTGGTCTGTCTGATGACGATATGGAAGCTCTGGAAGCTCAGGCAGAGTGA
- a CDS encoding LysE family translocator: protein MNLSPAAYQLLLVYTTYVIAAGSPGPSNMRIMGVAMNQGRKAGLMFAAGVVTGSIFWGLMAATGVSAILTRFAEALIILKIFGGFYLLYLAFKAGRAAMMSDEKIAARSTSGDALLSGKELYRRGLLLHLSNPKSILSWIALVTLGIGTNSSWPQVAAFLGGCIALSISIFCGYAIIFSTAPMVRLYRRARRWIEGVLSAVFAFAGIRLLLSR from the coding sequence ATGAACCTTTCTCCGGCGGCCTACCAGCTTCTGCTCGTTTACACGACCTATGTTATTGCTGCCGGAAGCCCTGGCCCCAGCAATATGCGCATCATGGGCGTCGCCATGAACCAGGGTCGAAAAGCGGGACTGATGTTTGCCGCCGGCGTTGTGACGGGCTCGATCTTTTGGGGTCTGATGGCGGCGACGGGTGTTTCGGCAATCCTTACACGTTTTGCCGAGGCGCTGATTATTCTCAAGATTTTCGGCGGCTTTTACCTCCTTTATCTGGCCTTCAAAGCGGGGCGCGCTGCCATGATGTCGGATGAGAAGATCGCCGCCCGCAGCACAAGCGGTGACGCTTTGCTTTCAGGCAAAGAGCTTTATCGGCGCGGCTTGCTGCTGCATCTCTCCAATCCCAAGTCGATCCTGTCATGGATAGCGCTGGTAACGCTTGGCATTGGCACAAACTCGTCATGGCCTCAGGTCGCTGCATTCCTCGGCGGCTGCATTGCGTTAAGCATCTCGATTTTCTGTGGCTACGCCATCATCTTTTCAACCGCGCCGATGGTGCGTTTATATCGTCGCGCTCGCCGCTGGATCGAAGGCGTTCTTTCCGCCGTCTTCGCCTTCGCTGGTATTCGCCTGCTTCTGTCGCGCTGA
- a CDS encoding dihydrodipicolinate synthase family protein, translating to MSIALKFFKGLSAFPLTPIDAAGNLIEDALSAFLTRIHDAGADSIGLLGSTGGYAFLTREQRRHTVSTAVKCIGGKTPLIVGAGALRTDEAQTLARDAADAGADALLLAPVSYTPLTQEEGFQHFKAVAQATDLPLCIYNNPSTTHFIFTIELIERLADIKNIKSIKMPLPADNKHAAEIAKLRAVTPDDFTIGYSGDWGAKDALLAGADTFYSVAAGLLPKQFAVLMRVAQSGDKTEAERINKAFEPLWSLFKAHGSFRVMYVIADLLDLAKIEPPRPILPLGEEIRGQVEAALKALNDLPH from the coding sequence ATGAGTATTGCGTTGAAATTTTTCAAAGGCCTTTCCGCTTTCCCCCTCACGCCAATCGATGCGGCAGGCAATCTCATAGAGGATGCGCTCAGCGCTTTTCTCACCCGCATCCATGACGCAGGCGCGGATTCAATCGGCCTATTGGGAAGCACCGGTGGTTATGCTTTCCTCACACGAGAACAACGCCGACATACAGTCAGTACCGCCGTGAAATGCATCGGTGGCAAGACACCGCTCATTGTAGGCGCCGGCGCATTGCGAACCGATGAAGCGCAGACGCTTGCCCGCGATGCGGCGGATGCCGGTGCTGATGCGCTCTTGCTCGCGCCTGTATCCTATACACCGCTTACGCAGGAAGAAGGCTTTCAGCACTTTAAGGCTGTTGCGCAAGCGACCGATCTGCCTCTGTGTATCTATAACAACCCCAGCACTACCCATTTCATTTTCACCATCGAGCTGATTGAGCGGTTGGCAGATATTAAAAATATCAAGTCGATTAAAATGCCGCTACCTGCCGATAATAAACATGCGGCTGAGATCGCGAAACTTCGCGCTGTAACACCCGATGACTTCACCATCGGATACAGCGGTGATTGGGGTGCGAAGGATGCTCTGCTCGCAGGCGCCGATACTTTCTATAGCGTGGCTGCAGGACTTCTACCGAAGCAGTTTGCGGTACTCATGCGCGTCGCACAAAGCGGGGATAAGACAGAAGCCGAGCGCATCAATAAGGCATTTGAACCGCTCTGGAGCCTGTTCAAAGCCCATGGCAGTTTCCGCGTGATGTATGTGATTGCCGATTTGCTTGATCTTGCAAAGATCGAGCCACCACGGCCCATTCTGCCATTGGGCGAAGAAATACGAGGACAGGTTGAGGCAGCCCTAAAAGCGTTGAACGATCTGCCTCACTGA
- a CDS encoding organic hydroperoxide resistance protein: MPILYTTQSTATGGRTGSAKTADGRLSVVLDTPKELGGSGGEGTNPEQLFASGYAACFLGALKFVAAKEKVSISADSTVTATVGIGPREDGTGFGLDVALEVVLPGVDKARAEELVNAAHIVCPYSHATRGNIDVRLSVA, encoded by the coding sequence ATGCCTATCCTTTACACGACACAGTCCACAGCAACCGGTGGACGCACAGGCAGCGCCAAGACCGCTGATGGACGTCTCAGCGTTGTTCTTGACACACCAAAGGAACTTGGCGGCTCGGGTGGCGAAGGCACCAATCCTGAGCAACTGTTTGCATCCGGTTATGCGGCATGCTTTCTCGGCGCACTGAAATTTGTCGCAGCCAAGGAAAAGGTTTCCATCTCCGCTGACAGTACAGTGACGGCGACAGTAGGGATCGGTCCGCGCGAAGATGGCACTGGTTTTGGTCTGGATGTGGCTCTTGAGGTCGTTTTGCCGGGCGTTGATAAGGCAAGGGCAGAAGAGCTGGTTAATGCCGCGCACATTGTTTGCCCTTATTCACATGCAACACGCGGCAACATAGATGTCCGCCTGAGCGTGGCATAG
- a CDS encoding MarR family transcriptional regulator, whose product MKEDPRESYLNLSDMVCFAIYSTANALTRAYQPILSKLELTYPQFLVMIVLWEQDNRTVSEIGAKLSLDSGTLTPLLKRLESAGHIARRRDPQDERQVRITLTDQGRALRTEAEAIPEQVFCALGQPIGDLQKLRAQLLDVRSNLKDSLSN is encoded by the coding sequence ATGAAAGAAGACCCAAGAGAATCTTATCTTAATCTGTCAGATATGGTCTGTTTCGCGATCTATTCGACCGCGAATGCGCTGACCCGCGCTTATCAACCGATCCTCAGTAAACTGGAACTCACCTATCCGCAGTTTCTGGTCATGATTGTATTGTGGGAACAGGATAACCGCACTGTTTCGGAAATCGGCGCGAAACTTAGTCTTGATTCCGGCACCCTCACCCCGCTTTTGAAAAGGCTGGAATCGGCAGGGCATATTGCGCGCCGCCGTGACCCACAGGATGAGCGGCAGGTTCGTATTACGCTGACCGATCAAGGCCGTGCTTTGCGCACTGAGGCCGAAGCTATTCCGGAGCAGGTCTTCTGCGCACTCGGTCAACCCATAGGCGACTTGCAAAAACTTCGGGCGCAGCTGCTTGATGTCCGCAGCAATCTTAAAGACAGTCTCTCAAATTGA
- a CDS encoding aspartate-semialdehyde dehydrogenase, with product MGFKVAVVGATGNVGREMLNILEERGFPADEVVALASRRSQGTEVSYGDKTLKVKALDQYDFSDTDICLMSAGGNISKEWSPKIGAQGCVVIDNSSAWRYDSNVPLIVPEVNPDAIEGFRKKNIIANPNCSTAQLVVALKPLHDAAKIKRVVVSTYQSVSGAGKEGMDELFQQSRAVFVADPVTAQKFTKRIAFNVIPHIDVFMEDGYTKEEWKMVAETKKMLDPKIKLTATAVRVPVFIGHSEAVNIEFENPISAEEAREILREAPGCQVVDKHEDGGYITPYESAGEDATYISRIREDITVENGLAMWVVSDNLRKGAALNTIQIAELLVARGLITPKALAA from the coding sequence ATGGGTTTTAAAGTTGCAGTCGTCGGCGCCACCGGAAATGTCGGTCGCGAAATGCTCAATATCCTCGAAGAACGCGGTTTTCCAGCTGATGAGGTCGTAGCGCTCGCTTCGCGCCGTAGCCAGGGCACGGAAGTGTCCTATGGCGATAAGACGCTGAAGGTAAAGGCGCTCGACCAGTATGATTTCTCGGATACTGACATCTGCCTTATGTCTGCTGGCGGCAACATTTCCAAGGAATGGTCGCCAAAGATCGGTGCGCAGGGCTGTGTCGTTATCGATAATTCGTCTGCATGGCGCTACGATTCCAATGTTCCGCTGATCGTTCCTGAAGTGAATCCGGACGCGATTGAAGGCTTCCGCAAGAAGAACATCATTGCCAACCCGAACTGCTCGACTGCGCAGCTCGTCGTGGCGCTGAAGCCTCTGCATGATGCGGCCAAGATCAAGCGTGTTGTTGTTTCGACCTATCAGTCCGTTTCCGGTGCCGGCAAGGAAGGCATGGACGAGCTGTTCCAGCAATCGCGTGCCGTTTTTGTTGCTGATCCTGTCACCGCTCAGAAATTCACCAAGCGCATTGCGTTCAATGTTATCCCGCATATCGATGTCTTCATGGAAGACGGCTACACCAAGGAAGAATGGAAGATGGTGGCCGAAACCAAGAAGATGCTTGATCCAAAGATCAAGCTCACCGCAACGGCTGTTCGTGTCCCTGTGTTCATCGGTCACTCGGAAGCAGTCAACATCGAGTTCGAAAACCCGATTTCGGCGGAAGAAGCCCGCGAAATTCTGCGCGAAGCGCCCGGCTGTCAGGTTGTCGATAAGCACGAGGACGGTGGCTACATCACGCCATATGAATCGGCCGGCGAAGATGCGACCTATATCAGCCGTATTCGCGAGGACATCACGGTTGAAAATGGTCTGGCAATGTGGGTCGTTTCCGACAATCTTCGCAAGGGTGCTGCTCTTAACACGATCCAGATCGCGGAACTGCTTGTCGCTCGTGGCCTGATTACGCCAAAGGCACTCGCCGCTTAA